The proteins below come from a single Triticum aestivum cultivar Chinese Spring chromosome 5D, IWGSC CS RefSeq v2.1, whole genome shotgun sequence genomic window:
- the LOC123123530 gene encoding Bowman-Birk type proteinase inhibitor PVI-3(2): MGRRRSPALPLLVIFGILAVVLAALPPLAESSSSHHHHHHQGHGHHSRVQSRGHGGEGEQSSSAAAAKARGRAWPCCDSCGGCTKSDSPQCRCMDAAPGGCHPACRDCVKSPLAVHPAVYQCMDRVPNFCQRRCNGAVAAH; this comes from the exons atgggaagaagaagaagcccggctCTGCCGCTGCTGGTGATCTTCGGcatcctcgccgtcgtcctcgcagctcttcctcccctcgccgaATCCAGCagcagccaccaccaccaccaccaccaaggccACGGCCACCACTCCCGTGTCCAAAGCAGAG GGCACGGAGGAGAGGGAGAGCAgtcgtcctcggcggcggcggcgaaggcgagggGGAGAGCGTGGCCGTGCTGCGACAGCTGCGGCGGGTGCACCAAGTCGGACTCGCCGCAGTGCCGGTGCATGGACGCGGCGCCCGGCGGGTGCCACCCGGCGTGCCGGGACTGCGTCAAGTCACCCCTCGCCGTGCACCCGGCCGTGTACCAGTGCATGGACCGCGTCCCCAActtctgccagcggcgctgcaacGGCGCCGTCGCCGCCCACTGA